gtgtgtgtgtgtgtgcacatatgtgtgtgagtgagaggcagaggggctcctgggcatgtGGGCGGGCTGTGGGAGGACGGCTCCTGTAAAGGAGGGCTTTGGGAGCTGACGGTCCCTAGGCAGGCTGTGTACCTCACCTGGGATGTTGCTCCATCCTGGTATTTTCCATGCCATCCCCGGCGCCCATCTGTTATGGAGAAAACAGTCCCAGCGTGTGTTTTTGCTCAGTCGTCCACCTCATCTCTCCCTAAAACACAGGGCATTCAACCCCCGCCTCCATTTCCCCTCTCACAGCCAAGGAGTCAGTGCCACAGCCTTTGCTATGCAtcccccaggcctctccctggcGCTGACCCTGGAATGACCACTGTCACTTCTTGTTCCCATAGTCTGTACCCGGCGCGTTGAGGGCTGGGAGTGATGCTGcctgtctccttcccacctccacccctgcttttgattttctgtcttccttgTGGCCGAGCCGGTTGCCGTGGAGACGAGACTGCTCGCCCTCCCCGCCAGCCGGCCGCCCTGCCTCAGACCCAGGGTGCCCCTGGGCActgctctgcccctcctccagcaTGTCCTCCTGCCCTGACAACCCAGAGGCGTGCAAAGTGGGGGCAGCTGCAGCCAGTAGATCTGCCACCCCTTTCCGTTCAGGTAATACCGTTGTGAATCTTCCAGCCGCTGGTTATAGCCCGGGGTCCCCTCCTCTTACAGCAGCAAGGCAGCCTAGGGCCCCAGGCCTGTGGGCTCCCGGCCTCCCAGCACCCGCTTTTGGGAAAATGACTTTTCCTCTTCGAGCTGAACCACTCTGTCCATATTACACAGAAGCCATATTTGtacgggggggagggggaggggccgttgtgctgtgtgtgtgtctgtcggtgggggggggcggggcagggagcagggagggcatCGTGTATCTTTATAATCTTTCTAACTCTCCTGTGCTAATCTCAGAGGGGCCACCCTCAATATATCTGGATTATCCGTGTCCTTCGGCTGCCTCCTTCTTGCCGCCCTTGCTCCTGTTGGGATGCGTGTGTGTAAGGGCTGTTCTGCTGGTCCCCCCGCACGTGGCGCCTCCAGGGGTGGTGTGTGCCTTGCCGTGCTGCTCGCCCCAGGGCATCTTGTATGGAATGGATATAATTCTCCAAGGGAGAGAAGTGTGTTCATCCCCTTTGGCCAGGTCCTTTCATTCCACAGCACCTGACTGCTCCCCATGTCCTGTGCCAGGCTGTGCTGGAGAAGAAGACCCCCCAAACACCATTCCGGGACCACTTCAGCAGACCCTCCAAACTCCCTTTCTAGCCCACCTCATGTTGAACCTGAAACTGAAGCTAGAGTCCTGGGAGAAAGGGGACCGTCTTAGCAAGATGGCCATCCCTCTGCACCTTTGCTTCCACCTCCAGGCGGCGCTGTGTGAGTGGGAAAGACCACTGGTCAGAACGGACTACCACATGGCGTGCTTTCTTGGACAAATGAAACAGTGTCGCCTAACCAACCCTGTTTATCTCATCGTTCCAGCTCGGACACTCCATGACTCACCCCTCCCAATGTCCAGGCTAAGTGTCCCCAAGTGAGGAAATAAAATGCATGGTAGGGGTGGAGGGAACAAAAGAGCAGAGATCACGTGAAAGCAGTgggatggtggggagagggggtacCAAGGAGCAGCGGTGTCGGTTTAGGGGCATCCTCCTGAAGGGTACACGCCTTTTCTCCCTGTGCCAACTGGAGAGAAATAGCTCTCCCCCACCACAAGAAACGTTACATCTTGCTAAGATGCCAGGCCAGTGTAGCATTTCCAGAGCTTTTATGTCCCCCAACAGAAATATGAATAGAGATTACCCCATAGGCAACAGtcccattttaaaatatgctgtccCATTGTCCCCCAGAGCCTGCTTTAACTTGTCACGTCATGTGTTCTGCTTGGTATGGAAGATGCATTCGCTGTGCCCATAGGTGGCTGGGCAAGTGCCCAATTGCTCCCTGAAGTAGCTTCATTATGCAACCTTGACAGCTGCCCCCAAGCCCTCCCTCCTCTCACACTGAAACACCCAGACCTGGAGATAGCAGTACACACACCAAGACACCTGCCTAAAACCTAGCACTAAGATATGATATACAGGatacacagccacacacacagacaagaaCAGATAAGTAAGTACATTCCTACACCCAGACTGATACAAAAAGAGCCCCTGCTCGCACACATGTGGCTCAGGCTGCCAGCATCACATGGATCCAGCCACAAACACCACTAACACCCCCTCCCACAAACACGTCCCTTTTGAACTATCTTTCCTTGGATCAAGTTCAAGGGGACAGAGAAGCAGTGAGAGCCATCAGCTGCCCTTTCCCTCCAACTTCCCAGTACATCTCTTATCTCTGTCTCACACTTCACCTCTggccccctcttccttccttgtgCTTGAAGAATCCCTTTATGCTGGGAACCCCCTGGCTTCTCCACCTTCAGAAAGTCTCCCTTTCCATCTTCGGGAAAATACCCACCTTCTGGTCCccacctttttcctttcctgagcGCAGGTCCCCACCAGTGGAATCCACCCTCAAAACAGGAAGCCCTGGGCCAGGGCCTCAAGTGGTCCTGAGGTTCAGGAAGGCAGTGGGCGTGGGGTAAAGACTTCCTGAATGCATCCCCATCCTGCACTGCCCGCCCCATAGCCCTGCCCAGAGCCAATGGCCTTCATTAGTCCCTGGCACTTATCTGGGAACCACAGCCACTGACAGAACTATCCCAGCCCATCTCTCTGCCTGCCCTGAGCCCAGCAGTGTCATGGGGAACTGTCTGCACCCGGTGAGTGTGGGTCTGAGcccacagcccctccctctctgcccccccACCACTCCTTCTGTCTGCCCCTTGGGTCTGTATACCTCTATCCTTCTCTCATCTCTTGTCCCTTCCCTtgttttccttctcccctttttACCTCAGTGTCCTAGGTCCTCCTCATTCATCTTTGTCAGTTCCATCCagacctcccccctccccgctctCCCAGTCCTGTCCACTCCccttcccttgcttttcttttctttttttttttaaatttttttttggacaCAGACcatcttttaaagtctttattgaatttgttacaatattgcttctgttttatgtttggtattttggccgcgaggcatgtgggattttagctccccgaccagggatcgaacccgcaccccctgcactggaccaccaggggaggcCCTTCCCTTGCTTTTCTACGACTCTTTGCTCCTCCTGAGTCGCCCTGCCTTGTCCTCTCCCACCATCCCCACTCCATCCAGCTCTTCCAGCCCCCACTTCCCCActgtctttctctccccacctcttgCCCTCGGTTCCCAGGATACCCTTCAGTGAGGTAACTAGATGTTCTGATTGCCCCTTCTGAGAATGTCCTCCAGGTGGCTGATGACAACTCTACTAAACTGGCCATTGAAGACAAGATTTGGAGTGAATTTCTTGAGGCGTACGATGCAGACTATAACTTCACCGATGTGGAAGCAGCTGCACCCTGCCACTCCTGTATCCTGCTAGACGACTCCTCACTGCCCTTCTTCATCCTCGCCAGTGTCCTTGGCATCCTGATTAGTGGAGCTGTCCTCTACGCATTTCTCAGACCTCTGTTCCCCCGTCAGGTCTACCAGAACTGGCCTATCCTGGTGCAGTTGGCTGTGGGAAGTGCTCTCTTCAGCATTATGGTGCCCATCCTGGCACGGGGGCTAAGTGGGGCCCTCATCACCTCCCTCTGCCACCTAGCTCACTTGGTCTCGTATGGCTCAGCCTTTGCCCAAGCTCTGCTGATAGGGTGCCATGCCTGCCTGGGCCCCAAACTGCGTATAGGTCACGTCCCAGGCCTCAGGCTGGGGATCAGTGTGGGACTTTGGGGAGTGGCTGCCCTATTGTCACTGCCAATCACGCTGGGCAGTGACACTTCCCATGGACTCTGCACAGTGACCTTCAGCGGGGAATGGGAAATTTTGCGGTACATACATGCTGCAGCCTGTTTTGCCATCTTCATCTTGTTGCCACTGGGTTTGTTGGGAGCCAAGGGGCTGAAGAAGGCATTGGGCAGGGGGCCATGTCCCTGGGTTAATATCCTATATGTCTGGTTCATTTTCTGGTGGCCTCAGGGCATGGTTCTGGGATTGGACTCCCTGGTGAGGTCCAGGGCCATGGCGGTGTCAACATGTCTGGCCCAGCAGACCCTGGACATGCTGCTGGACCTGGCAGAAGCCCTGGCAATATTGCACTGTGTGGCTACACCCCTGCTCCTCGCCCAGTTCTGCTACCAGGCCATTCAAACttctctgccctccctgcccctctcggCAACACAGTCTTCTCATCTGGACATCCTTGGATGCAAATCCTAGCTCTCTTCCCACCTGTCAACTTGAATTAAAGTGTATGCTGTTTTTATGAAGCTGGTGGTTTCTTGTTTTGTCTGGGGATgtagaagagagggaggagaatggagagagagagagagagagagagatttcacagcagacttccctggcagtgtcTGCTTCTCTGACTGGCCTGGGGAGAAAATGAATGATGTGCAAACATCCTCGGGGCACACAGATGTTCTCTTGAAGTGTGGGGTTACTGCCATCTCAAGGGGGAAGAGCAGGGGGATCAGAATATGAGGAGAGCAGCTAAACCTAAACTAGAAGAGATGGCTTAGCtagtaaagaaagaagagaagctgTTGCAGAAAGCAAATGAAATCGGAGtagaagccagagagagaaaaacagagaagactgAAGATGAGGCCAGAGCATGACTCCTCCTCCCGGCTCAGCCTGTCCAGCCTTCCTCCCTGTCTTCTGTCTCCCTGTTGGCATTGCTTAGAGATCAGGGTGGTGGTAGGGAAGGTGGAGAGAAGCATCCTGAGGGACCTTACTTAGTCCAGGGAACAAATCAAGATAATTCTAAAGCCACTTCCCAGGAGTCATCTCTCCGAGGTTTATTCCTCAGCAAAATCCtaatccctgtgtgtgtgtgtgtgtgtgtgtgtgtgtatctgtctgtCCTCAATCTGTTAGAACCCATATCCACGTTAGATGAATGCATGTAATAACAGATGTCTACGTGTATACTTGCCTCTCCATCAGTGTCTGATTTGCATTTGTGTATGCTCCGATCTCTCTCAGGCCTCTCCCTTCACCTCATTCTGTTCTCCTTCCTTGTTCTCAGGATATGGAACCAGGATTTGTAATTCACTCCTTACCAAATGAGTTTTCCTTACTCCGGTTTCTGTATCTAGTCTTCTCCGTGAAGGATGTGTAGAGGGAACTAAACAAACCAAGAAGTTGTGAAGCCTGAGATACTTAATGGGGAAGGGCCTGATCTGGCTGGGTCATCTTCTTGGATGCCAAGAATTTGGATCCCAAATTTCCCTTTCAAACACCTTTCAGCTCtcaaaataaacctttttttgtttGCCACACAAATATACCCTTCCGCTTTCCACGCTGTACCCTTTCACTCTGggcgcccctccccccgcccccccctttCTCTGGATGCTTAGTCATGATCCTGAGGGCTTTTACTCAGCCAAGTTCAGGTGATGATGGGAAGGACCATGAATCAGCCCCACTTCATAAGGGGAACAACTTCTACTTGCACCAACAAATTCACCGTCTACCCaagatgccacacacacacacgagtttcTCCCTCCAACCCAGTTAAAAAGCTGGGGAGACTTGAGAGATACCTTATATCTGTCTGAATCTAGGTATGGTCTTTCGTTTTTCAAAGATgtgctatagggcttccctggtggtgcagtggttgagagtccgcctgccgatgcaggggacacgggttcgggccccggtctgggaagatcccacgtggcgtggagcggctgggcctgtgagccatggccgctgagcctgcgcgaccggagcctgtgctccacagcgggagaggccacaacagtgagagccccgcgtaccgcaaaaaaaaaaaaaaaaaaaaaaaagatatgctatAACTGGTTTCTCCCCTAAACCGTTTCTGCTTGACTCTGGACTTTGGAGCTAAGTAGGAGAgtgcaggagaggagcagaggtgAGTTAGAGCATCCTAGGCTTGGGGAATTTTCCTGGGTGGGTGCAGTGACAAATCCTCTCAATCCCCCACCTCCTGTCTCTTAGCAACCACCAGATTAGCTGCCGATTGGTGTATCCTAAATTGAAAGGCGGGATTTAGGGACCTATTGAGAGGCGGGAGACATTCTgaaacagaaaggaaggcagagaaattgaagaaaaaagacataatttACAAACCTAAATTATGCTAAGGTCGCCAACCACAGTTTATGCATGTGTCCcagtgttctcttttttcttactcCCTTTCCCGCCTATTCTCGTAGTTTGCCCCCTCCAGCACCTGACCATTCTCAATCCTTCAGACATCGGCCAACTCCTTTACAAGGAATTGGATTCGGAGGCTGACCTAGTtaagggggaggagagggcattTTCGACTTGCTGAATCTTCCAGTGTCAACCTGATGCAAGGGAGGCTTAATTTAAGACCACTGGGGTTGTCTTATCCACACCCCAAGCCATGCCTCCAGATAGAAATCCCTCTTTTCTCAGTCCTGTTAGAGAGACCCTCAGATAGCTCTGCAGCTCTCACATCTTTCACAAAAGAAAGGCAGAGGCAGAAGCCTGCAGCTGATAAGAGGTCAGGATGGGTTGGAGACGCCTCCCCATGGCTATCTCCTCCCCATTCCATCTCCACAGCTTTGCCCCAGTCCCCTAGGGGGCTGGCCTTTCCCTGTGTTATCTACACTGCATTTGGAGAGTTCTTCTGTCAGTCTAACCCCAGCCTCAGTCATTTCTTTAAGGTTTTCCTGGGGTCCTGTCACACCAGTCCATTTAACCCACTGAATGCCACCAACCACTCCCAAACTAGTCTAACTCTGGCATGTTTTCTGAAACCCTTCAGGAATACAAATCCTATTTCCTTTGAACCCTTCAGAATTTAGTCTCAGGGAAGGCAGAAACTTTAGCTGTGTATGAGTTATTGGACCTAAAGAAAAATACCCTCTCAGAAAGATGACAGCCAGGGAGCAAGCTCTTGGGAACACTCCACACCCTGGGTAGGGTCAGTCTGCACTGCTTCTTTATGGAGAGAGACTTATTTCCTAAGGGAAAGTGGAAGATCACGTTGATGCCCATAGTTCATTGATTTCAAACTGCAGCCCTTCCCAAAGGATTTAGGAAGCAAATACCTGGTGCTCACACCCTTTTATCTACTCCTATTTGTGTAAAACCCCAGCTCCTTCATCACCTTCCTCCAGAAACCACCCTCAGAGAATTCTGATTGAAAACTTCACTGGGGTTTCAAATCCAATTCACTGCCAACTCTAATTGCCAGGGATTTGCTTGAAAACCACTGTATGCTATCCAATTATTCTCTGGGCAAAAGAAGAATCGCAGTTTTAATTAACAATAGCGCACCTTGCAG
The genomic region above belongs to Phocoena sinus isolate mPhoSin1 chromosome 1, mPhoSin1.pri, whole genome shotgun sequence and contains:
- the ACKR1 gene encoding atypical chemokine receptor 1 isoform X2, translated to MGNCLHPVADDNSTKLAIEDKIWSEFLEAYDADYNFTDVEAAAPCHSCILLDDSSLPFFILASVLGILISGAVLYAFLRPLFPRQVYQNWPILVQLAVGSALFSIMVPILARGLSGALITSLCHLAHLVSYGSAFAQALLIGCHACLGPKLRIGHVPGLRLGISVGLWGVAALLSLPITLGSDTSHGLCTVTFSGEWEILRYIHAAACFAIFILLPLGLLGAKGLKKALGRGPCPWVNILYVWFIFWWPQGMVLGLDSLVRSRAMAVSTCLAQQTLDMLLDLAEALAILHCVATPLLLAQFCYQAIQTSLPSLPLSATQSSHLDILGCKS
- the ACKR1 gene encoding atypical chemokine receptor 1 isoform X1 yields the protein MGNCLHPNVLQVADDNSTKLAIEDKIWSEFLEAYDADYNFTDVEAAAPCHSCILLDDSSLPFFILASVLGILISGAVLYAFLRPLFPRQVYQNWPILVQLAVGSALFSIMVPILARGLSGALITSLCHLAHLVSYGSAFAQALLIGCHACLGPKLRIGHVPGLRLGISVGLWGVAALLSLPITLGSDTSHGLCTVTFSGEWEILRYIHAAACFAIFILLPLGLLGAKGLKKALGRGPCPWVNILYVWFIFWWPQGMVLGLDSLVRSRAMAVSTCLAQQTLDMLLDLAEALAILHCVATPLLLAQFCYQAIQTSLPSLPLSATQSSHLDILGCKS